GAACCGGGATTTATCTCAGGCTATTAAGTCGGTTCGGGCTAGAGCTGTTCAGGCTGAAATGATGACGATTGGTGGACGGACTAAGAGCGTGGTGGTGGTGAAATGGGGTAACGGCGGTGGCGGTGGAGAGGAGGACTTTGGAGTTTTGAGAAGGGCTTTGAGGAGTGTTGTGGATAATAGAGTTGCAGGGCCTGGGCTGGGCCAGGTGGCCCTTAGTAATAAACGGGTTCGGGGTTATGGTTGGGCTGGTGGCGACGGTTATGATGAGTTCTGAATTTAGAAACGATCGTTTGGTTTAATGACACGTGTTGGCCTCATGTGTATATTCTATTGCTGTTTAATGGAAGTGATTTTTTTTGGCCAAACGCATATTTGGGTCCCTGCACTTGTCGTCTTTTCTAATATGGGTCCCTGCACTTCAAAACATCCATAATAAATCCCCGCACtattaaaaatatctatttcAAGTCCTTATCGTTAAGCAAGTTAACGGAACGTGAATGACGTTAAAAACCAACGGATGCAAAATGTGTAATTGAGTCCCCAcactataattgttttttaaattgaatccCTACACTAAAAAACATCCAAATTGAGTCCCCAaactataattgtttttaaaattgagtccctgcactaaaaaaaatattcaatcaaGTCCTTTTGTCATATATTTTTGGTTCATTTCTACCCTCTTCTGCCACCACCATTGACCTCCACTGCATCATAAATCCCATCACAGCTCCATCACCGTAGATTTTGAACCACTGCTGCCTAAATCTATTACCATTCATTTGAATCCACCATTTTAGCTACAATTGCAGCCTCAATTACAACCTCTGCTAaggaaaaatacaaaaatgaagaataATTTGGGCAAGTGTTAAAGAATCAAACCGCCGACGAAGATGAAGAGAAAACTCGCTGCCGACGAAGCTTTCCTACGGCTATTCAAGAACAGACCGCCGGCAAAGAGAAAAACCCGATGGTGATAAACATCTACTACAATTGTTAAAGGGGAGCTTCGCCGCCGAAGAAGGAGACCTACTTGCTGTCGACGAAGAAGAAGATTCACTTGTTGCTGGCAGGTGACAAGATGGGCGGTCGGCTTTGGAAGATACCAACGATGGAAGTGGATGGATGGAGGCGGTGGCTGGAATAGGGGAGGGTAGCGGAGGAACTTTGATGGGATGGAAGGGTGGTGGCAGCAACAAATTATGTAGTGTTTAGGGGTTTTTATTTTTGAGTCTTTCATTAATTGGTGAAGAagaggaaaagaagaagaagtatgCGGCAGGGAGCGGCGGTCCGACAGCaggttgattttttttgatagaACAGCAGATTGTTGTGATGAGGGTGGAAATGAAATGTATAGGGACTCAATTAGCAAATAATTATAGTACAAAGATCTAATTGGTAAAATTTTATAGTACAAATATCACCAGTCTCAGAGAAGAGCGTGTGTGTCTCACTCTCTAACGGAATAAGACGGAGGGACTTACTATGGTCATTTTTGATAGTGCAGGGATTTATTATGGATGTTTTTGAGTGCAGGGACCCAAATTAGAAAAAACGACAAGTGCAAGGACCCAAATATGCGTTTGGC
This region of Mercurialis annua linkage group LG1-X, ddMerAnnu1.2, whole genome shotgun sequence genomic DNA includes:
- the LOC126674063 gene encoding uncharacterized protein LOC126674063 produces the protein MKDSKIKTPKHYIICCCHHPSIPSKFLRYPPLFQPPPPSIHFHRWYLPKPTAHLVTCQQQVNLLLRRQQVGLLLRRRSSPLTIVVDVYHHRVFLFAGGLFLNSRRKASSAASFLFIFVGGTHIRKDDKCRDPNMRLAKKNHFH